In a single window of the Micromonospora inositola genome:
- a CDS encoding VOC family protein, producing MGIHRLNHAVLYVSNLERSVAFYRDVLGFRPVAMTPDGFRGAAFLQAPDSTNDHDLGLFEIGAAAGRSQAGRATVGLYHLAWELDTLDELAATAERLAAAGALVGTSDHGTTKSLYGQDPDGLEFEIVWIVPADLLDDDALAARKRIGRLDIDKERRRYGGQTRGGVGISIPA from the coding sequence ATGGGAATCCACCGGCTCAACCACGCCGTCCTCTACGTCAGCAACCTCGAGCGCAGCGTCGCCTTCTACCGCGACGTGCTGGGCTTCCGTCCGGTGGCGATGACCCCGGACGGGTTCCGCGGCGCGGCCTTCCTCCAGGCGCCCGACTCCACCAACGACCACGACCTCGGTCTCTTCGAGATCGGCGCGGCGGCCGGCCGTTCGCAGGCCGGGCGGGCCACCGTCGGCCTCTACCACCTGGCCTGGGAGCTGGACACCCTGGACGAGCTGGCCGCCACCGCCGAGCGGCTGGCCGCGGCCGGCGCCCTGGTCGGCACCTCCGACCACGGCACCACGAAGAGCCTCTACGGGCAGGACCCGGACGGGCTGGAGTTCGAGATCGTCTGGATCGTCCCCGCCGACCTGCTCGACGACGACGCCCTGGCCGCCCGCAAGCGGATCGGCCGGCTCGACATCGACAAGGAGCGGCGGCGCTACGGCGGACAGACCCGCGGCGGGGTGGGCATCTCCATTCCGGCCTGA
- a CDS encoding MarR family winged helix-turn-helix transcriptional regulator has translation MGVMTRWLNPDEQRTWRAFLTASRALMDALDRELQRDAGMPHAYYEILVRLSETPDRRLRMSDLAEATGSSRSRLSHAAARLEASGWIRREDCPTDRRGQLAVLTDAGFAALAAAAPGHVEGVRRHLFDALSPAQVDQLRRISETLADHLTGS, from the coding sequence ATGGGCGTCATGACCCGGTGGCTGAACCCCGACGAGCAGCGCACCTGGCGGGCGTTCCTGACCGCCTCCCGGGCGCTGATGGACGCCCTCGACCGCGAGCTGCAACGCGACGCGGGGATGCCGCACGCGTACTACGAGATCCTGGTCCGGCTTTCCGAAACCCCGGACCGGCGGCTGCGCATGAGCGACCTCGCCGAGGCCACCGGCTCCTCCCGCAGCCGCCTCTCGCACGCCGCCGCCCGGCTCGAGGCGTCCGGCTGGATCCGCCGCGAGGACTGCCCGACCGACCGGCGGGGGCAACTCGCCGTCCTCACCGACGCCGGCTTCGCCGCCCTGGCCGCCGCCGCCCCCGGCCATGTCGAGGGCGTACGCCGGCACCTGTTCGACGCGTTGAGCCCGGCCCAGGTCGACCAGCTCAGGCGGATCAGCGAGACCCTGGCCGACCACCTGACCGGTTCCTGA
- a CDS encoding potassium channel family protein, which yields MADGSCRRERRRALVACVLLVLAFFLVPVEPDPNGLRLTLRSAGTLLLVVTVALLVTGQVRRQLTAPAGGAEVRSLIRLAVALVAGLLVFALADYVVAYSRPGQFVGLDTRVDALYFTLTTLTTVGYGDVHAQGQIARVVVCVQMAFSIGVIATGLSIVVRQLTQRR from the coding sequence ATGGCGGACGGGTCGTGCCGGCGGGAGCGGCGGCGGGCGCTGGTGGCCTGCGTGCTGCTGGTCCTCGCGTTCTTCCTGGTGCCGGTGGAGCCCGACCCGAACGGGCTGCGGCTGACCCTGCGGTCGGCCGGCACCCTGCTCCTCGTCGTCACCGTCGCACTGCTGGTCACCGGCCAGGTACGCCGACAGCTCACCGCGCCGGCCGGCGGCGCGGAGGTCCGCTCGCTGATCCGCCTCGCTGTCGCCCTGGTCGCCGGGCTGCTGGTCTTCGCGCTCGCCGACTACGTCGTGGCGTACAGCCGGCCCGGCCAGTTCGTCGGCCTGGACACCCGGGTCGACGCGCTCTACTTCACGCTCACCACGCTGACCACGGTCGGCTACGGCGACGTGCACGCGCAGGGGCAGATCGCCCGGGTGGTGGTCTGCGTGCAGATGGCGTTCAGCATCGGGGTGATCGCCACCGGGCTGTCCATCGTGGTCAGACAGCTGACCCAGCGGCGCTGA
- a CDS encoding tetratricopeptide repeat protein, translating into MSSGFGELTVQAHHLVSAGDLAGAQRLLADALTDADPRPANASPELADAAGLQARVLVALGEPHSARGWAAFAYAAATRLHGRADERTITAAATLAAVLHRVGSDARAARLYSDVIIELTARDGPESMRVLAAHADLATVEYARGQCEMARDRLQDAWELHREVYGDGHPSGIKMLAKLGAMERDCGRYAASHEHLALAEELCRAHLAADDPLAAQVTALSRAAADPEHVCAGPEPPAREAPVAPAARETPVVPAARVPPAAEGPPEPPPHQPPEQPLYHPPDRAAAAPHPTVPTPRLPPEARADPFGEPSTDDDWWPPEEHLDDLYRAGESAPPPTAVGLTDGEPDGVRRVPPAAEPEPPSRHLPVHVPRSPAPEPRANRWLPLAVAGVVVVLLGTGAVIAGVSWMDGGHETPPSPPATTGAPAGGPPAPTSGTPRAAPPASPGNPPGAVRLTDRRDSIALSWTYPAGAEGPVVIAGGRAGEGQHTFEQLPAGTDSYIAYGLSRTTDYCFTVALVWSTDTVARAEPVCTRRG; encoded by the coding sequence GTGTCCTCCGGCTTCGGCGAACTGACCGTCCAGGCGCACCACCTGGTGTCCGCGGGCGATCTGGCCGGCGCCCAGCGACTGCTCGCCGACGCGCTGACCGACGCCGATCCCCGCCCGGCCAACGCCTCCCCCGAGCTGGCCGACGCCGCCGGGCTCCAGGCGCGGGTGCTGGTCGCGCTCGGCGAACCGCACTCCGCCCGCGGCTGGGCCGCCTTTGCGTACGCGGCGGCCACCCGGCTGCACGGCCGCGCCGACGAGCGGACGATCACCGCCGCCGCCACCCTGGCCGCGGTGCTGCACCGGGTCGGCAGCGACGCCCGGGCCGCCCGGCTCTACTCCGACGTCATCATCGAGCTGACCGCCCGCGACGGCCCCGAGTCGATGCGGGTGCTGGCCGCCCACGCCGACCTGGCCACCGTGGAGTACGCCCGGGGCCAGTGCGAGATGGCCCGGGACCGGCTCCAGGACGCCTGGGAGCTGCACCGCGAGGTGTACGGCGACGGCCACCCGAGCGGGATCAAGATGCTGGCCAAGCTCGGCGCGATGGAACGCGACTGCGGCCGGTACGCCGCCTCGCACGAGCACCTGGCGCTCGCCGAGGAGCTGTGCCGGGCGCACCTGGCCGCCGACGACCCGCTCGCCGCGCAGGTGACCGCCCTCTCCCGGGCGGCGGCCGACCCGGAGCACGTCTGCGCCGGCCCGGAGCCACCCGCCCGCGAGGCGCCCGTGGCGCCGGCCGCCCGGGAGACACCCGTCGTGCCGGCCGCCCGGGTGCCGCCGGCCGCCGAGGGGCCACCCGAACCACCACCGCACCAGCCGCCGGAGCAGCCGCTCTACCACCCGCCGGACCGGGCGGCGGCGGCCCCGCACCCGACCGTGCCCACGCCACGGCTCCCACCGGAGGCCCGCGCCGACCCGTTCGGCGAGCCGAGCACCGACGACGACTGGTGGCCGCCGGAGGAACACCTCGACGACCTGTACCGGGCCGGGGAGAGCGCGCCGCCCCCGACGGCGGTCGGTCTCACCGACGGCGAGCCGGACGGCGTACGCCGGGTCCCGCCGGCCGCCGAGCCGGAACCGCCGTCCAGGCACCTGCCGGTGCACGTGCCCCGGTCGCCCGCGCCCGAGCCGCGCGCCAACCGGTGGCTGCCGCTGGCCGTGGCCGGCGTGGTCGTGGTGCTGCTCGGCACCGGGGCGGTGATCGCCGGAGTGTCCTGGATGGACGGAGGGCACGAGACCCCGCCGTCCCCGCCGGCCACGACCGGCGCCCCGGCCGGCGGTCCACCCGCCCCGACCAGCGGTACGCCCCGCGCCGCGCCGCCCGCCTCCCCCGGCAACCCGCCCGGCGCGGTACGGCTCACCGACCGGCGGGACAGCATCGCCCTGAGCTGGACGTACCCCGCGGGCGCGGAGGGGCCGGTGGTCATCGCCGGCGGCCGGGCCGGCGAGGGGCAGCACACCTTCGAGCAGCTGCCCGCCGGCACCGACAGCTACATCGCGTACGGCCTCAGCCGGACCACCGACTACTGCTTCACCGTCGCCCTGGTCTGGTCCACCGACACGGTGGCCCGGGCCGAGCCGGTCTGCACCCGGCGCGGCTGA